The Ostrea edulis chromosome 1, xbOstEdul1.1, whole genome shotgun sequence genomic sequence CTCCTACAGTGTATTTACAGGACCTTTTAATCAGTTAACATGCATGAAGTAAGAATCTGAGCTTCATAATAGAATTAGAGGAATGGACATGTTAACCACAGCAAGAAAACACACCTGACTAAAGCTGTCCAAGATGACGCCATTCTCTGTCAGGAAGTCACGGGTTTCTGCTACTATCTGGGTTTCTCCAAGGGCCATTCTGACTCCCAAACTTTGTGGTGCTtccttcaaaaacaaaaattcatatatttaaaGCAAGATCGACACCTTACAAAAAAGACTGAGCATACTAAGATGATTTGTCTATTAGTGGCAACATAGATGTCAACAATTCACGGAACTTACTGGATCTAGAATGTCACTTTTCTCTGTGTTGTATTTGGCAGCCATGACATCAGCTACAGCATTGATTCCCAAAAACAAAGTGTTCCAGTTATGAGAACTGAAACACAGAAAACACTCATACAAATACTGTCAAGTTAACAcacaatttcaaaactttcaaaatttcttACAGTATTCATagacattatatatacatagtcATCATGACCTTTTTGGGTCATGACACTTTTCCTCTCAGAATGCATTTGTCTCAGAATGCTGTAATCTGGATGAGATTTCACTActatatagatttatatttGTAATAGACATCCGTTGAAAGTTTGGTATCTTCTTTGCATAACTAGCACATCCAGACAAGGTAATTTTGTATCATTGATTTCAGATTCGTTTAATTTTAACGTTCCGCTGTTTGTGACATAACGTCGCTATGTTACTagatgtaaagcttctgaagatttgaaatgaaagcgctaaagctttactaaatgttttcgtgtatctttttttttacctatacttttaccgatcattgcgaaaagtaattatatatatttatatatatgtatatcacatgctataatgcaaaacattctattCGATTTCgtgttggaaaattttgtgtttaataacatgACAAGTAAGTGGTAAtgtcattgtgacatcattcttaacatctttcaaaataaaaccgaagaaatgcaacGTCAGTTTGCATCAACGAAGGTTCTTTCTGCTGCAGTGCTGACACCAACTTCTTTGGGATGTATGGATGGTTAAGATTGACATGGATGACAGCAACGGCAAGATTTATACTGTTGAGGAttgtgagaacggcaaagtacatttgttgtcaaaCTATTTACTTaacccaaacattctttaattcatgatcatttattagtTGTGATGTACACGTAATAAATTCCTGGGGGTgtgctataatgcaaaacattctattCGATTTCatgttggaaaattttgtgtttaataacacgacaagtaagtggtaatgaaataagtccTTATCCTTATTTTCTGTGCAGgtattttgcactgatattttggtgaaacaacacacggttggttcagtctgtaccaaaacactgtgtcaTTTACAAACCAACGGACTTCGGTTTGTCACTCCATCACACTTTGGCGCATTAGTATGCACCATTGGACTTTGTAGTGTCGACACCATTGCATTATGGCGCATTCGTTTcacatcgcactttggcgcatgagtgtggaccatcacactttggcgtgtcacactaTCGGGATTTGgtgcagaccatcgcactttgaagtcctatatatatatatatatatatatatatatatatatatatatatatatattgtatatttagaTAGATACTGTAGAGGTTTTATGTAATGGTTGTTACCTCGTTGCCTCAGCTTTCTGTTTCGCGGCTTTCTTTGTCTTGAAAGAGGAGCCTTCTACAAAACACAcagtacatgcatgtacacaaaAGTAGACCCATGCATAATCTTCTCTGAAAAAGAAGTTTTGAGCAGTTCTTTTCAAATAGAATCAAATTGAACAGCAGTGTTTTTCTGCCATCACAACCTCCATTCCAATGATGCAGTGTAAGTTACAGGATAATAAACACAGCCATGCTGAGTGAATGTTGTCTACGGTCACCATTATATGTAGCCTGTAACTTAATCAAACACTTAAACGTGACCTAGTTTGTTTTGCTACTACCTGAATGTTCTTTCTCATCATCCAGTTTCTCTTTTCCAGGAATAATGTGCAACATTCTACCCTGAAATTAAAACACAATTCATTCACAATCACAAAATAGTGACCCCTGTAACAATCACAAAATAGTGACCCCTGTAATAATCACAAAATAGTGAGCCCTGTAATAATCACAAAATAGTGAGCTTTGTAACAATCACAAAATAGTGACCCCCTGTAATGATCACAAAATAGAGACTCCTGTAACAATTACAAAATAGAGACCCCTCTAACAATCACAAAATAGTGACCCCTGTAATAATCACAAAATAGAGACCCCCTGTAATAATCACAAAATAGTGACCCCCTGTAACAATCACAAAATAGTGACCCCTGTAATAATCACAAAATAGTGAGCCCTGTAATGATCACAAAATAGAGACTCCTGTAACAATTACAAAATAGAGACCCCTGTAACAATCACAAAATAGTGACCCCCTGTAATAATCACAAAATAGTGACCCCCTGTAACAATCACAAAATAGTGACCCCTGTAATAATCACAAAATAGTGAGCCCTGTAATAATCACAAAATAGTGACCCCTGTAACAATCACAAAATAGTGACCCCTGTAATAATCACAAAATAGTGAGCCCTGTAATAATCACAAAATAGTGACCCCCTGTAACAATCACAAAATAGTGACCCCTGTAACTTTGCAAACTTACCAACCTTCTAATtctaataaatgaaaattactcAGTAAAGAAACTTTTCATCTCAGTTCCTAAATTTGACTCTATGATGAATCCTATTTCTTTGGTTTTTGGTTATTTTTAATTGCCCTATGACATAACAAGTTGAAATTATTGAATACAAAAATGATGAACATGTGAAAGATGTTCCAAGTTAAGACTCTGACCATGAACACTGTTCCATCTAGCTGTTCGTACGCCCTGACAGCATGTTCTGGCATCATGAACAAAATAAAGGCGTAACCTCGGGTCTTCTTAgtcactgtatcaatagacagatgaACCTCAGCTAGAGGTCCTACAAAAGAAAGCAGAACAGTTTTTAGATTGAGTGAAACGAGTGCACCTCAGCTAGAAGTCCTACAAAAGAAAGCAGAACAGTTCTTAGATTGAGTGAAACGAGTGCACCTCAGCTAGAAGTCCTACAAAAGAAAGCAGAACAGTTCTTAGATTGAGTGAAACGAGTGCACCTCAGCTAGAAGTCCTACAAAAGAAAGCAGAACAGTTCTTAGATTGAGTGAAACGAGTGCACCTCAGCTAGAAGTCCTACAAAAGAAAGCAGAACAGTTCTTAGATTGAGTGAAACGAGTGTACCTCAGCTAGAAGTCCTACAAAAGAAAGCAGAACAGTTCTTAGATTGAGTAAAACGAGTGCACTTCAGCTAGAAGTCCTACAAAAGAAAGCAGAACAGTTCTTAGATTGAGTGAAACGAGTGCACCTCAGCTAGAGATCCTTCAAAAGAGATAGAAAAGTTTTTAGACAAAGTGGAAAGGCAGAAGCATTAAACAAGTCCTTTTGGATAACATAACATTAAATAACATTATAATATTAAGGTGTACTTGTATGTATAGAAGATTTGTTCACAAAAGGATCAAAGGATAAATGTAAACATTGTCTTTGGGTAAAGGATCCTATACACCATCGAAATTGAAACATCCCTTGCAATCTACAGTCTCTTCCTTATGATCAagaaatttatctttatctGTAGTCTCtaataaataagaaaatatgACTGACAGAAAGATGCCATGACTGATACATGAAGAACATTGAActgccccccccctcccccctcccctgCCAAAAAACACTTCTTCTTAGGAAGGGGGTGGAGGACTGAAGGATCAAATCTTCTTACCAAACTTTCCAAACAATGCCTCTAAATCCTCTTGTGTACAGTTGTATGGTAGATTTCTGACAAATAGTCTCCCAGtctgtaaaataataaaatatcttcaaaaatctttcacatttcacatATTTAACCTTCTAATAATCTGACATAAAGATGATTATGGACTAAGCTCTAATTTCATCGattcaaaaatggaaatacacttattacagtaaaacacttaTAGCAAAGTGCTGAGGTCAAACAATTTAGATTTGTTATAAACGTaagttgttacatgtacactcaAGTTCATTATATGTGTTCATACTACAGggactgaaaatgaaaatgacTTCACTCTacgtgtgaattcattataagcatgttcactgtaacagtgttttactgtactcatTTACAGATCAATATTAAAAGGTTTTCTTCAAAGTCATTTGATTATTTGGCATGTAAATTTCACTCACATCTTAATTTATTACCAACATGTTTCAATcataaaaatcatataattcaaaatttttctaTGTGAATGCCTGAACACAGACAAGAAACGTGACACTAAAAAAATGATTGTGCAgtcaaagaaagacaactctaaCATTCAGGAAACCTTGTCTGggttttataaaacaaataaaaattatatgtatattctcATCCGATAGTatcaaataatataaaaaagaattatcaaaatattcagGAAATCAACTCTTTTCCTCCTGATGCAACCATGTGGTACATTTGTTGTAACCCCCGGGGATATTTCTTCGCTTTACTTCCGATTTAAACTCAGTACATAAGTGTCAGGTTTTTCTTCAAAGCCTATTTTCTGCTAACACTACTAGCAGATAAATGTTCAGTTTACCTCAGCTATGGTGTCTGTGTGAGCCTCGTGCTCTTGCCACttctacaaaacaaacaatgatgTGTGACAACTAGCAGTGAACCAATGAAAAGCATCGAAAACTTACCCACTGATAACTGATCCGCAAGATGGATCTTACTCCTGGGCAATATATAAATAGTAACttataacaatatataaatagTAACTGATACATTTTTTCTTCCTTCTTATGAGTAGTTAACATTACTAGATGAACTTAAGATTTCTGACCTATAGATACATTTTGTACCTTTGTATCTGCTAACTGTACATCATTCTGTTTTTCAATCTGTTTTTGTCTTTCATCAAGCTGGTCATCCTGAACCATCTCATGTTTCTTCAAATAAACCCTCTTGTTTTCTGAAATGACAATAATTAGTATGAAATTTATGTATTTAATAATGAATagagaaacaagaggcccatgggccacatcgctcacctgagtcaccttagctcatatttaaagatttttcctatatattcgcatgtaaaactttgatctctattgtggccccaacctactcccggggccatgctttttttcaaaatttaatctggagtatgtcaggaagctttcatgtaaatgtaaacttttctggcccagtgatttttcatcacaagatttttaatgattttccctatatatatttgtatgtaaaactttgatcccctattgttgcctcatcttacccccgggggccatgattttaataaatttgaatctgcactatgtcaggaagctctcaggtaaatttcaactttcctggcccagtaatTTTTGAgaggaattttttaaaaagattttccctatacagtgaaacttctccaaaccggcccctcagaataccggttctccctgaatatcggccgattttcaaagtcccggcagaaatcttaacatttccttacaaagaaagtcttacaaaaccggccacccctgaaaaccggacatcggccactttttaaagtacatttgttaacaaacatgtgtaatttacccttaacatactggccactttttgaagacaagaaaatcttGGGCAAAGGTTAATTAAGATCCtcaggtgtgcaaattgactgaccaactggccaggtatgaaattatccatcggaggtgtgaaaaacactagtggcctcttcaatttctattgtttacctgtgctgtcaagcgtgttaattgacacttagctaatccaagagacccttccaaatactgtacaaaatgtaaaaaacagttaggaaattattgattgaataccatatcaaacgccatattgtttcaACATACTTTggtatggatataagcggtacttaataaagaacaaacccgtgactgttaatgataattattaaaagatagattaattttcttggtttccatagacttaaaattccaaagaaatattcaaattacaatttcatatttactactgtactttttaaaaacgtctaaacaaaattgttaatgacataagcgatgaatgtaaacagagtttttatatgTAAGaagaattccaataataggcctctttgttttctttatgtatcctgttatagattttcagtttaaaattagatgatttcagcgagaatatttcttgtaattcataattatctttaggtataagcggactaatttgatctccaccgataattgatcatagatcaccagatcaaagtgaacagtacctactttgtgaatattgagataaaacgtctataattgctaaattctcggtatataccggccatccctctaaaccggccgttttttccggtccgagagccggccggtttagagaagtttcactgtatatttatatgttaaactttgatcctctattgtggccccatcctgccccTGGGGAccgtgatttttacaaacttgaatttgcactatgttaggaagctttcatgtaaatttccactttcctggcccattaattttttagaagaagatttttaaagatcttccctatatatttgtatgcaaaacattgatcccctattgtggccccatcctacccccaggggctatgattttcacaaacttaaagctgcactatgtcaggaagctctcatgtaaatatcagcttttctggccctgtggttcttgagaagaagatttttaaagatttttcctatatatttgtatgtaaaactttgatcccctattgtggccccatctaacccctgggggccatggtattaacaaacttgaatctgcactatgtcaggaggcttttatgtaaatttcagcttttctggcccagtggttcttgagaagaagatttttaaatgaccccaccctatttttgcatttttgtgattatctccccttcatttgaacaaacttgaaagcctctTCACCAAAGGatacttttggccaagttttgttgaaattggcccagtggttctggagaagaagtcgaaaatgtaaaaagtttatagacagacgacggacaacaggcgatcagaaaagctcacttgagctttcagctcaggtgagctaaaaaaaacttATAACAAAAGTGGTCATATTTGTATCACTTGTGTCTAAATGATCAGCTGATACAACTCCTCACAACAGAAACCCACAAAAGACCATCTTCGCAATCCAACTGCCTAATCATGGTAATTATGGACATGGATTGGAACATTTGGGTTTCGTTAGAGAGTGGACCCATCGTCGGAATCCATGGGTTTTCTCTCTGTAACACTATATTCAACATTGACTGAGTGTAACGGAGAGGAAACCTGTGTGATCTGACAGTGGAGTGGACCAGTATCGACTTACTGATGAAGTTCTTGTTTCTCCTCATGGCATCATTCAAATCTTTTTCGGAGGAAAAGTCCACATAAGCTACACCTGAAAAAGAGACAACTGTTTCCTGAAAATGTGTGCCCCCTGCGTAGTGTACAGTACTTGAACAAATGTATTGTATTTCAAGTgtttatcaataaataatacaatTATTAAACAATAGAGTAACAAACTAGGAGAGGACTTGGTGATAGTAAAGtaggagagggggggggggggcaaaatgaGGGAAAGAAAGGTAAAGGTAGAGGGAAAGAGAGAATGGGAAAGAGAAGGAAAGGAAAGTTGAGAGAGTGTCTCTCTTCTCCAGTTCATCTCCATTATTTGCAGAGgattaatttgaatattttaattcatcaatgaattttcaataatttctaaTTTCATCTTAATGAGCAagaatttaaagattttgaaaatgattttgtgTTACAACAAATCTCTTCAATCTTCATAATCAGTATGAAATACACAAATCTACAATATCGAATCAGAACCCTTTAATACTCACCGATCGGTCTTTTCTGGTTGTTTTGGGGTATGCGAACATCTTTAGGTTTTATAGGACTGAAAAACTCTTTGATTGccttctgaaaaaaaaattttaacaCATGGTTTTCTCAAACTTAAGTTAGCAATttctaattttcaaaacaagagaAGTATTTTACAAGCatctattgaaaattaaaaaaaaaacaaacaaacaaaataatgtgaaaATCAGAGACAAGTTGTTGATTGTTAATGCTTTTCTCATTTTACTCAATTTGTTATAAATAAATTGAGGAAACAAATCAGCTTACCTCACCAGATGACACAGGTAAGTTCCGCATTTTGAGCATGTACTTCTGTTCAGCTTTAAGTGGCTAAATATGAcagaaattatgaaattaaatgaaagtTTAGATAGATAGCAATCATTGTTTTTACATCTCATTTGAATTTCCCACCCACATGTATAGATATTATATCcactgtaggtgaagtgccacaaattcaaataaatgtaTGGTGTTCAGGGCTGTAGCAATGAGGGCTCTTTATTAATTGAATACTGTGAAAAAGTGACTTCCTTTATTCAAATCATACCCAAAAGATTGATGATTTTCACTTCTGATACTGGGTGCTTtgtgaaggaacaatcactacctatgttataCGTCTTACGTTTGATGTAGTGCTGGGATCACAATTCAAACCTGGGGACTTCCCAGCTACAAAGTGTGCACCTTAACCACTATGTCACCGTGACTAGTCACTGCAGTAAAGCATGGAActtacagtggaaccccgttattacgttccccctttattacattggaatttcaaagcacaaaaccatttcttaacaaacctatataaaatagacctcgttattacgttgtcctaaaatgccgagactcggtattacgttgtaaaaattccgacaaaaacgtaataaacccctaattattcaatagtgattctcaaaataataagccattcacaccttgactgcctgaggcagtcaccacataaatttcctggtctgtttggggattagagacgcttgactgatcacgcttcaaTAGATCTAgtgacatcaatacaggtgaataccctgtatagaagccagtgataaacaattaaataatgtttatttagaaattgtactctatgaaatttacttcatttttcatattttgataatcaaaaaaataatttctcaaccacctgcgtgttcagcatagtgtgattacctttgctattaaaactctattcacggacagctttggtaccaaacaagaaagacaagatttatcgtagcaatgttacaaccgcttgggtaactgcttggacataggtgactaaaggtgttcaattaaaaaaattgctcgttgtttggacatgcagcttgggtgttcgtaaatctcgtccatacatacaccaatctatcggccgattcgtgcactgcatttacctcagtgaatattttaaaattccttGATGTGCatgtgattttagtgccatcatttagcattataaatgaaatcttcgtgtatcattatattttttttaatgtggattgcgcttaaattgttctccgtggaaaatggaaaacataataacggggttccactgtatattcATCATAATCCAGACCACTACTGTGTGCTGCAGTAGCCTACTTACACACAGTCTGACAGACAAAGGAAAGATATGACATGTTCTATTCTAATAATGTAGATCCAACTTTAATCAAAATACCTTTTTTTCCCCATCTCAAATCTATCAGATTACGAACATGGACAAATAAAATTCTACAATTAATGTGTTTCTGTATGGCATCTTTCAGACATCAATCAAATAATTCACATGGATAAATCAACGATGTAAATTTTGCGAGAATGAAGTTGCCAAGAAATTAAAGTCTGGATGATCTATAATAATGATGGCATACCTCGCTGCGTTTTTCCTGTGGCTTCATCTTCCTGCTGGATGTTGTGTCTGATTCATCTTCCTCCTCGGATTCTGAGCTGCTGTCTTCCAGCATTGCCTGACTGGATACTTTAGATTTCAGgtactgaagaaaaaaaaaatcattgaccATATACATATCATGTTAATTAATTCCGTCTAGTGGCCAAGTAATCTCATAAAAAATCTCCTACAAATCTGTCATATTCATTTCACATTGTATAACTAAGAATTTGAACTTACATCCAAGTCTGTCACATTCTTCTTTGTTGCTAATTTATCCTTTTCTTCTAGAAACAAAATATATCCATGTGGTATTATGGAATACACAGAATGCAGACACAGACAACATAATTAGATTACAGTATTTGTAAAATACGGAAACCAGTTTCAGTATCCCATCATGCTTTAAGTCAATTCTCTAAGGCAGTTGGAAAGAATTACTTTAAAATCATACTTTTACTCTTGATTTAATTGAATTCAAGAACAAAAGACAAAATACTTTATCTATATTAACTTCAAAAGAAGTACACTTTTCTTAACTGATATCTCTAAAGAATCTAAGAAAGAtgctgaaaatgtaaaaaataaaagttcatCACATGTTTTGTTACTTTTACATTATCAAAGTTACGAACTAATTTATACTTATCCTCCCTACCCCAAATAATCATAGGAAGACAACATTTGATGATTCAGTAATAAACAGCATCTCAATGACGTGTCTCTGGCTCTTCTATTCATGATATTTGCTTTTGATTTTTTGTACCTTTGACTTCCTCTTCCTCTACATGCATATCATCGTCCACCTCATCATCTCCACTCTCCTCGCTCTCTCCGCCCTCTACGTTTTCTGACACCTCTACAGCGCCCCCTTTAGGCAGCACCTCGTCATTTGACCACAGTGACTTGTTTCCACTTCTATGATGGACTTGCACAAATTCTTCAAATTTAGGATCGTCTTTCAACTTTGAAATAATCAGAAGTTTTACTTAAGTGCAGGGAAATGATTGCAGATATTTTACTGATACTTCTGAAATACAAGTCCTAGTACAAAAACTGTTTTTGTCAATTTTCATGGGCACCAAAATTCACAGATTTGTCAAAATAATGctgttttgttattttaaagTAAATTCATGGAAAGAAATTTTATCTTCTTCCATTATGAGCACACACTGTGCTTTGTTAATAACTGATTTCACAGTCTGACATAAccatgaaaacaatgaaaattggTTCTGTGGATTATCAGATTTagagggttttttaaaaaaaacttttgtgGATTTTGCATACCCCTATctcatgaatttcaaaccacaatgaaatatacaattcatACAATgtttcaatgtaaaaaaaaacaacatattcataaaattaaatcccaacaaaaatgcaaaatcttgaaaatccacgaaaattggtcTCCATGAATTTAAgtgattccacagtatttgaAGAAAACTGACCCTCCATTGGGGTCGATCTGTAAT encodes the following:
- the LOC125659152 gene encoding probable RNA-binding protein 19 isoform X2, with amino-acid sequence MSRLIVKNLPKKMKEERLRAMFGAVGTLTDCSLKYTKEGVFRKFAFIGYSSEAEADQAIKQLNKTFIDASRIQVEKAMDFSDPSKPRAWSKYSSDSSKFQKKQKGTDDKEIGNLKGKEKKEKKKKSREKVVGEMLGELKDDPKFEEFVQVHHRSGNKSLWSNDEVLPKGGAVEVSENVEGGESEESGDDEVDDDMHVEEEEVKEEKDKLATKKNVTDLDYLKSKVSSQAMLEDSSSESEEEDESDTTSSRKMKPQEKRSEPLKAEQKYMLKMRNLPVSSGEKAIKEFFSPIKPKDVRIPQNNQKRPIGVAYVDFSSEKDLNDAMRRNKNFIKNKRVYLKKHEMVQDDQLDERQKQIEKQNDVQLADTKKWQEHEAHTDTIAETGRLFVRNLPYNCTQEDLEALFGKFGPLAEVHLSIDTVTKKTRGYAFILFMMPEHAVRAYEQLDGTVFMGRMLHIIPGKEKLDDEKEHSEGSSFKTKKAAKQKAEATSSHNWNTLFLGINAVADVMAAKYNTEKSDILDPEAPQSLGVRMALGETQIVAETRDFLTENGVILDSFSQAAAPRSKTVILVKNLPANTDPEDLRAVFSKHGALGRIILPPSGITAVVEYLDPTEAKLGFRNLAYTKFQHVPLYLEWAPMEVFRSSVVKETDDSDKHKDSELPEKENDEDGSSSDEEDDETPEPDSTLFVKNLNFTTTEEGLREKFKKCGKIRAVSVAKKKDMKNPGKFLSMGYGFVEFRQKESAMKALKELQHTNLDGHAVELKISNRTTLIQTKPNAKKKQKLKKQTTTKILVRNIPFEAKKQEIYELFKVFGEVKFVGLPTDRRFEDYCFL